In Streptomyces puniciscabiei, a single genomic region encodes these proteins:
- a CDS encoding FtsW/RodA/SpoVE family cell cycle protein, with translation MSSTTNSPTHHTSTIGAIGAPSRRNTELALLVFAVVIPVFAYANVGLAINNSVPAGLLSYGLGLGLLAGVAHLAVRKFAPYADPLLLPLATLLNGLGLVVIWRLDQSRLLQQMHAAGGKAANQLLYTALGIALFAVVLIFLKDHRTLQRYTYISMVGALVLLLLPLVPGLGLNVYGAKIWIHVGSFSIQPGEFAKLVLAVFFAGYLMVKRDALALASRRFLGLYLPRGRDLGPILVVWAISILILVFETDLGTSLLFFGMFVIMLYVATERTSWIVFGLLMSAVGAVGVASFETHVQQRVQAWLDPMKEFKLSRQGLPGHSEQLMQAQWAFGSGGTLGTGWGQGHSELIGFAANSDFVLATFGEELGLAGIMAILLIYGLIAERGIRTALAARDPFGKLLAIGLSGGFALQVFVVAGGVMGLIPLTGMTMPFLAYGGSSVIANWALIGILIRISDTARRPAPTPATNPDAEMTQVVRPS, from the coding sequence ATGAGCAGTACGACTAACTCGCCGACGCACCACACGTCCACGATCGGCGCGATCGGCGCGCCGAGCCGCCGCAACACCGAGCTGGCCCTGCTGGTCTTCGCCGTGGTCATCCCGGTGTTCGCCTACGCCAACGTGGGCCTGGCCATCAACAACTCGGTGCCCGCCGGGCTGCTGTCCTACGGCCTCGGTCTCGGTCTGCTGGCCGGCGTCGCCCATCTCGCCGTACGGAAGTTCGCGCCGTACGCCGACCCGCTGCTGCTGCCGCTGGCCACGCTGCTCAACGGGCTCGGGCTCGTGGTGATCTGGCGGCTGGACCAGTCGAGGCTGCTGCAGCAGATGCATGCCGCGGGCGGCAAGGCGGCCAACCAGCTGCTCTACACGGCGCTGGGCATCGCGCTCTTCGCCGTGGTGCTGATCTTCCTCAAGGACCACCGCACGCTGCAGCGGTACACCTACATCTCGATGGTCGGCGCGCTGGTCCTGCTGCTCCTGCCGCTGGTCCCGGGCCTCGGCCTGAACGTGTACGGCGCGAAGATCTGGATCCACGTCGGCAGCTTCTCCATCCAGCCCGGTGAGTTCGCCAAGCTCGTGCTGGCGGTGTTCTTCGCCGGCTATCTGATGGTGAAGCGGGACGCGCTGGCCCTGGCCAGCCGCCGTTTCCTGGGGCTGTATCTGCCGCGTGGCCGTGACCTCGGCCCGATCCTCGTCGTCTGGGCGATCTCGATCCTCATCCTCGTCTTCGAGACCGACCTCGGTACGTCGCTGCTGTTCTTCGGCATGTTCGTGATCATGCTGTACGTCGCCACCGAGCGGACCAGCTGGATCGTCTTCGGTCTGCTGATGTCCGCAGTCGGCGCCGTCGGCGTGGCGAGCTTCGAGACGCACGTGCAGCAGCGTGTGCAGGCCTGGCTCGACCCGATGAAGGAGTTCAAGCTCAGCCGTCAGGGCCTGCCGGGCCACTCCGAGCAGCTCATGCAGGCCCAGTGGGCGTTCGGCTCCGGCGGCACTCTCGGCACCGGCTGGGGCCAGGGCCACTCCGAACTGATCGGTTTCGCCGCCAACTCCGACTTCGTCCTCGCCACCTTCGGCGAAGAGCTGGGTCTGGCGGGCATCATGGCGATCCTGCTGATCTACGGCCTGATCGCCGAGCGTGGCATCCGTACCGCCCTCGCCGCCCGCGATCCGTTCGGCAAGCTGCTGGCCATCGGCCTGTCCGGTGGCTTCGCACTCCAGGTCTTCGTCGTGGCCGGCGGTGTGATGGGGCTCATCCCGCTGACCGGTATGACCATGCCGTTCCTGGCGTACGGCGGTTCGTCCGTGATCGCGAACTGGGCGCTGATCGGCATCCTGATCCGCATCAGCGACACCGCCCGCCGCCCGGCGCCCACCCCCGCCACCAACCCCGACGCCGAGATGACCCAGGTGGTCCGCCCGTCATGA